The genomic window GaagacaagatgaaaacagcTTGGAATGACAAAAAACAATAGAGAGGATGCAATAatacaaaatgacacaaaagaacaaagaagaaaaagatgcaacaagacggaAGAGACAAGAAGGAAACCTAAAAGATGGAACAGGATGAAAACAACATTAATGATGTAACAAGTCAAGAAGGATGTAAGaggaaaacaacataaagaagaaaaCATCAAAGCTATAAAGAAAGTTTAACAAAAAAGGatggaaataaaatagaaaacaacagaaaaaggacacaaaaatgacacaaaaggacaaagaagaaaaaaataaacattttaacagGATGAAAAGGAGGAAAACAACATAGGAAGAGGAAAAGATAAAAGCTTCAATGAGACAACAACATAATAAATAGAAgcaagatgagaaaaaaaaaagaaaaaagaaaaaaaaactgcatggaGGGCATAGCAAGAcgaaataagaaataagaaaaagaagcaacaagatataaaaaagaaaagttgtaacaggacaaaaacaatgtaaaagaaggaaaaagaaggaacaagAAGAAAACTGAGcagacaaaattaaattaaaaacaaaaacagactgaacatAGAGAAAAGGTATCATAATGTTTTTAGTTCTGTCGCTGATACTGGAAACTGATTTGTACTTTTGCATAGTTAATTACTTTCACCCTATTGGTTTTCACTTGAACTGAAggttaaatgtgttctttttcttattGTAGGCCTTCAATTATATAGAGAGAAGAGGTAATACTTTAAAATCTGCTCTATAACCAAATGTAAGTCAGTGTGTCGATTTTAGAACAGTAGTAATACCTGTAATAATACGTTACACATGTTCTGTTTTTCTACTGGAGAAAACTTAGGAGTTCTATCacctttatgttttatttttcctgGTGTTACATAACTGTTTATATGCTTATATCTTGAGAGTCCAGGAAGTTGTGTATAACCTGATTGTGTATCCTTTTGATGTTATACAACCATTATTACACAAGTAGACCAGGTGAACCAAATCCAACTCAGTTAATGTGATAATGACAGTGAATCTAAGTTAATGGAGCCAAATTATGTAACCGCAGTCAAATGAACCTTTCTGCagggatttttgtcttttatcagAGGAGAAAATCTGCAGTTGGAGTAAAAGATTATACTTTTGACAACATATGTatgttttatttcactttattccACTTATTGTTCATCTAAATCCCTGTCTGCAGTTCTACCAGAAGGAAAAAGCACtacaaaaatagaaagaaaactaaataataataaatgaaaacataCATCTAAAAAActcaaagaaattaaaaaaaaaaaaaaaaaaaaaaaagtgtaaaaaaaatctggGTTTTTGTAGGTGTGATtgtaactttttgagctattaaTGTCCCATAAAGTCTGTGTATTTCAGGTTAATTATAATACTATCAGTGCAAAGTGATGCTGTAACGAAAGATTTTCATGTGCTATTATTAATTTATATGGTCTATCTCTAGCAAAAGTTGGTAAAAATACCTATAAAGTAAagttaaataatttaaattaaaaaataaatgaataaataaaaaatacatttcagtgTTTCTGAGACTGCGTGGTAAGTCACAGGGAttttataggttaaaaaaaaaacagtgttttgcACAgcaagtaaaatattatcattacaaACCATAGCAAAATTGAAACAAATGTACCCAGTAATGAGTTAAATGCAGTTTTGTTGAGCAATTCTTACAATTTTTAGAGTGAAAACACTGTGTGCCATTAGAAAAAGTCCCTCGGTAATATCTCACtggaaataaacataaaatatcaataaagtaATGCAACAATAGTGCAAATGTAAGTGTTTCAATAAGTTTTCAGCACAtatggtagtgtgtgtgtgtgtgtatatacatatatacacatacatacatacatacatacatacatgtatatatatatatatatatatatatatatatatatatatatatatatatatatatatatgaaataccttttttcacttctgaaggcaaacacttctgtttttctatattcttctccttattttttatttttgatatctgctcttttaactgtttgcaccaacagaaccaagacaaattccttgtaatgtaaaaattacttggcaataaatctgattctgataACGCTGTATTCTTCTCAATGTATTTGGTTGACAAATGTCTCATACTACTATAAACAGTCCTaaaggtgtgtgtttttaatagtAAAGAATGAAATGTCCTCATGAGCCTGGGTTTTAACATAGTGgaaacacatggacagacagtGTCCTATTTTCCTGGAAAGAGTCAGACGGACAGTTAGATAACGCGATTCACGCTTACACAAGAAATGAATGAACTGGATGATTTATTTAGTCAAgggggaaaatgtctgtgattATTTTTGAGTGACATGCTGACATTTTCCACAATTCAGACTTGGTTTTAGATTTAGTCTGatcatgttcacactgcaggtcttaatgctcaatcCAGATTTTTTACTCAAATCCACTATTTTTGTGTGGTTGTTTACATTATATTTTAAATACGactgccatcagactcatgtgtgaacagttTACAGTCCTGAAGTGACCAACATATGTAGAAGAAGACATGAAGACGTGACATCACACAGGTGACAGGTTTACAGAGGTGAATGTGGATCTTGAGGGGTTCCACACATATGAAAGGCTATGTTCACACTACAGGCAAAAATGGCCCAAATCTGACTCTTTGCCCAACTGTGACCCATATCTGACAGTCTGAGTGCATAGATcacacccaggccactttcatatatggttaTAAATTAAATACATATCTGATggtttgcaatgcgacttcagtttgaatggTCATGTCACATTTCATCCTACTTTTACATccctgaaatgcaacaaacgtcacaatacTGCGCTGGAGGAGGCAGGACCCAGCAAGATTCAAATATGCTGAGTGTGATAAAattagatttgtgctgttcagacatAAAAAGTCTGATATGGGTCACATATGGTCAAAAAGTCAGATTAGGGCGagttttacctgcagtgtgaatgtagccttAGGTAACTGCAGTTGTGATGGTCAAAGGCTACAGTTAAGAGCTGGTGAATTAACTTGTAAATAAGAGGtttcacagacacaaacacaatgtTCATGTCATTATAAGTTTTGAGTCTTAACATTTAAGACTCAATCAAGTCTGTGGTTAACTCTCTGACATCATTTAGGGCTGTTTTGACCCTTCTTGCACATTTCAATCTTAGGCTATGTTTAGATGGTAACGATCTGAACCGAAAATGCGAAAGTGTGTGGAATCTCCTATTTATCAATGTAGTATGCACGCCAGGTGGCAttaccaccaccaagaccaaacgcctgcgtagaacctttctacttctcttcctgttctcccCTATAACGAAATACAATCACATTCTCTTGCATGTAAATTAGAGTggctagggcaacttgaaggtctGTCGCAGGGAAATAATTCATCATTTTGTTTTCCTATACTGTTGCGTGCCTGTTATGTAAACTCTACACGATGAGAAAACACAGATGCTAACACGAAAGtgaagcatttttaaaatttccaCTCTGGAGGGTGGTTTTAATattttgcgttttcaacccccaaaaacacCATTGCTGTCTAAACGTAaagcacatctgataaaatattttgtcattttcatcccaGTGTTGCCATGTAAACTGGACCTTAATGGTCCAAATTTTTTAAGCTGTTGTAATGCTAATAGAATGAAAATTTCCAAACTCTCTCCTTACACCCTTTAGATCACAGTGTACCACATTTTACAGACACTGTACATCTAATAATCTCATGTTCAgctggtcatgtgactgctcCAACAGTAAAACCTCACACATGACATTTTTATCagcacatttatttaaacatcaaataaacataaaacacagCAGCATCCTGGTTCAGTCTCTTTTTCTACTGTTTCTTCTTGATCACATGAGCACAGTCATATTTCCCTCGGACCacagtgagtttgacaccagGCAGGTCCTGGGTCCGGCCCCCCTGGACTAGGACTACATTGTGCTCCTGCAGGTTGTGTCCTTCTCCGGGGATGAACACCACTGCCTCCTTCCCATTGGACAAACGCACCCGAGCACACTTCCTGTTGGCTGAGTTGGGTTTCTTTGGTTTGCGGATCATAGTCTTCAGGATGATGGCTTTCATCTGCGGCCGACCAAACGTGGCCCCGAGTGTCTTCGGAGGAGGTTTGGGTTTCCCCTGGCGGTGCATCTGGTTCAGGGTGGCCATGGTCCTGGAGAGGAGGGGTGCCGTCCATGCTGAGGCATTCTGGGACACTGCAGAGTAAGAAGATGACACTTGAATTCAGCTGTCATTCATACAACAGACAGCTTTACACAACATCATAGAAGTGACCCTTGAGTAAGCCCCGCCCTAAACTGACTACTGTCCAATCCTatgttaatagtagtagtagtagtagtagtagtagtatgttcaTGTCCACAACACCAACGTAAGGtcacaggtcacaggtcacaAAGAGCAATTCAATGCCAAAGGTGTTCAAAGGTGGAGGGTCTTGCATGGAGGGGCCAAACACTGAGGAGGAGGATTTCTGTAAAATGTTTCATTGTTTAACTTTAGTTCACTTTCCTACTTACCATGTAACAGGGAGGTCAACAGCGGTCTCAGGTTCAGTAAAGAGGCCATTTCtatgaaaaagaaaagcacaggATGAAGTTTGACAACATTTGTGAACAAAGCAGGTAACATTATTTAACAGAaatgttttatgacaaaaaatttACAGTATCAACCATTAAACCTCAGTTATATGATTACagccaacaacaaaacaaacagtccgctaggaaaaatgtacttttattaaaCTCAACTTAAATTGGTGTTAATGTAGAAAAATCAAACGTGTattcaaaacaaaaaattaagaaggTAATACGTTAATCAGTGGTGATCAATGTTAAATATTgagaattcatttggaagtcactccAAAAATGGTGCTAAGTTTTTAAATGTCATGTATTAAGGGCAACATTAAAGGCAACTTGTGTTGGTCTTTATTAGAAGTTAAGTGTACTTGTTTAGAATTTTTTTGATAGTTtcttactgattaaaaaaaaaaaatatatataatataatattttgcATGCCAAGTCTGGTCCAGTCCTGTCAGCCTGATCGCTGGAGTTGGGAGctgtataacactggtctacatgtaaatatataatataacagaagtagtgaaattttaccaagttgggtcactaataaagaaaaatgtattaaaaatgctGGTTTGCTGTAGTTTACCAGATACAggcttgggtcaaaatgtgaaattgagaGTTAATGATGGAATGTATTTACTCcgaaggaatgtttgtctcagatctactTGAAAACAGTGTCTgcgcattcactttacaggttctttctttTGGAAGACTTATAAAtctattacataaatgtacataaaccaataaatatATGCATAAGACTTTATTTTATAATTTGAAACATCAGCCAACCAGCActattgtcttttattttgtgattcatCTTATGTCTTACCGTATGTAAGATTTAGTACATTTAGTCTCTGAGTCACATCATTTTTATTAAAATCGTAGATCAGGACTGCTGTTAGAtggtgtatacacacacacacacacacacatatatatatatatatatatatatatatatatgtatacacacacatatatatgataaaatatacaatataaattAGCCCACTGTTAAACTTTTCGtacactttatttttttaatcttgttcGTAGGTGTTTCTAACACTCTTGAAAAACCCGTTTCTATTTACCTTTTCCAGTCTGACTGTTGTGTGGGAACACGCGTATGGGACATTAAACCCAGAGGTTAGGTGACGTTTGGACACATTTCTTACCTGTTCTTCGGTCAAACACTGGGTCCAGTTAACCCTCTATGAAGCCGGACAGATGAAGCGGAATTTTATTTCCTTTATATGTGGGATTTATCGCATTTTTGCACTAAACCATCCAAGGACTAAAGAGCATGAAACCAACTGAAGTAGGAAGTACATTTCAGGTCAAAGGTTGTGCGTCGTCCTGGAGGATTATTGGTGAAAATAGTGCACTACCGCCACCTGCTGGTAGGGAGTAGAATTACATAGCGTTACATACAGTAGAGTACAACAGTGAGCTGTAATTTATCTGTTCAAAATCCAATCTACACATAAAGTACTTGACATTTCACATCatgatatatattattttttacaaaacaaacacatttcaatTTTGATTCTTGTCATAAATTCCCCAAAAAGTTTGGACAAGAAAACATTCATCCCTTtataatgtttattttgtttttcagcacataaaagacatgaagtCAAGACATCAAGTGTAATTTTGCATCATTCTTCTTGTAAATAATTCTTAAATTGTGCAAcaaacctatatatatatatatatatatatatatatatatatatatatatatatatatatatatatatatatatatatatatatatatatataacatttcaGAGCTACTGCCAATTCTAATCATAAATCTgacaaaagaatgaatgaatgaatgaatggtttatttttggtatgTACAGTATTCACCACACACAGCATATCAACCACAATAAatacaacaaccaaaaaaaggaataggccagaagcagaagcctattttttgcctatccttctcacctgacacaccgcttacattaaattaaatgcaaACATCATcgagcattgtcattataacaaaataatcaataacaagaaaaacacatctatcATCTGAGAATTAAAACTACAGGTAAAATCTTGTAAAACACACAATATAGCTGTTTAAATGTTGTGAAAATGCACTTAACACTAATGGGAGCAGGTTAATTCTAGGTTTGTATTTCTATTgatctgtttattttattctgttgagtaaaattaaataaaatgtgcaGGTGTTGGCACATTCAGTATTTCAATAGTTCACGTCAGGGGTTTATGCAAGAAAAACTAAATTTTTCCAAAGCAAAAATGCTTGATGAATATTGTACTTCTTTGTTACAGTGATGAGGATTAAACAGAGTAATAGATGTTGATTTGAAGTGTTTGTCCTGAGGGTGGCGTCAGAGTAGAATCAACAAGCTGATCAGAAGCGAATGACAAGGGGTGTGGCCAGTGTGTCTGAGGGCGGGGCTGTAGTAATTGTGGGTGGAGTCATAGTGAGTAAATGAGCCCAGTGATGCGTGATGAGCTGCAGAGAAAAGAGGAGACTGCTGCTGGTTATTCAACATTCTGCTTCTCTGACAGTTTATGTGACTGTTTCAGGCTGAGCtgaactttttaatattttttta from Sphaeramia orbicularis chromosome 16, fSphaOr1.1, whole genome shotgun sequence includes these protein-coding regions:
- the mrps12 gene encoding small ribosomal subunit protein uS12m produces the protein MASLLNLRPLLTSLLHVSQNASAWTAPLLSRTMATLNQMHRQGKPKPPPKTLGATFGRPQMKAIILKTMIRKPKKPNSANRKCARVRLSNGKEAVVFIPGEGHNLQEHNVVLVQGGRTQDLPGVKLTVVRGKYDCAHVIKKKQ